A genomic region of Salinibacterium sp. NK8237 contains the following coding sequences:
- a CDS encoding carbon starvation protein A, whose amino-acid sequence MGSLILMIIGLGVMAAGYFVYSKYLARKVYQLNDDFVTPAHELSDGVDYVPTNKYILWGHHFTSVAGAAPIVGPAIAVIWGWLPALLWVTLGTVFFAGMHDLGTLWASTRNKGRSIGALSARYIGKRGANLFLVVIFLVLLMVVAAFAVVIKNLLISTPGAVIPVWGAIIVALLVGVAVYRLRWHLVPVTVVGVVALYGLILIGDKFPVVLPESILGMTPATFWILALFIYGAIASLLPVWVLLQPRDYINGVQLFVGLILLFGSVLLATLFSATPPNIVAPMINMNLPEGTPNMIPLLFVTIACGAISGFHGMVASGTTSKQLDKETDARFVGYFGAVGEGLLSLGTILAVIGGFKSVAEWNEIYSSFGSAGVNAFVQGGATLMQNGIGLPESLSATLLATMAVLFAATTMDTGMRLLRFVVQEAGEVFKLKIGKISATLIVVALGLGLTFSQGLGGEGGLRIWPLFGTTNQLMASLSLSIIAVILIRKGRNPITALVPLVIIFGMAFWAALVQLGSFANPSDPDWMLFALDVIIIGASVWVAIEAIIAMRKARDSEPEADGADAALTSSQKHV is encoded by the coding sequence ATGGGTTCCCTTATTCTCATGATCATTGGCTTGGGCGTGATGGCCGCGGGCTATTTCGTTTACTCGAAATATCTGGCGCGAAAGGTTTATCAACTCAACGATGACTTTGTGACTCCAGCGCATGAGCTCAGCGATGGCGTGGACTACGTTCCCACGAATAAGTACATTCTGTGGGGCCACCATTTCACCTCCGTTGCCGGTGCAGCCCCCATCGTCGGTCCGGCAATCGCCGTGATCTGGGGCTGGCTTCCGGCACTGCTCTGGGTCACTCTCGGCACCGTGTTCTTTGCCGGAATGCACGATCTCGGCACACTCTGGGCTTCGACCCGAAACAAGGGACGCTCCATCGGCGCTCTATCCGCTCGGTACATTGGTAAGCGTGGGGCCAACCTCTTCTTGGTCGTCATTTTCCTTGTTCTGCTCATGGTCGTTGCGGCATTCGCCGTTGTGATCAAGAACCTGTTGATCAGCACCCCGGGTGCGGTCATCCCGGTGTGGGGCGCGATTATCGTTGCCCTTCTGGTGGGTGTCGCGGTGTATCGACTCCGCTGGCATTTGGTGCCCGTTACCGTAGTCGGTGTCGTCGCCCTCTATGGGCTCATCTTGATTGGCGACAAGTTTCCGGTGGTTCTCCCCGAATCAATTCTGGGGATGACTCCGGCGACATTCTGGATTCTTGCGCTGTTTATCTATGGGGCAATCGCGTCGCTGCTGCCGGTGTGGGTTCTCCTTCAGCCGCGGGACTACATCAATGGTGTGCAGCTTTTCGTCGGTCTGATCCTGCTCTTCGGATCCGTTCTCCTGGCTACGCTGTTCTCCGCAACGCCGCCGAATATCGTCGCGCCGATGATCAACATGAACCTTCCCGAGGGCACGCCGAACATGATTCCCTTGCTGTTCGTGACCATTGCGTGTGGTGCCATTTCTGGATTCCACGGCATGGTGGCTTCCGGCACCACGTCGAAGCAACTCGACAAGGAGACGGATGCTCGTTTCGTCGGCTACTTCGGTGCGGTGGGCGAGGGCCTGCTCTCGCTCGGAACGATCCTCGCCGTCATCGGTGGATTCAAGTCGGTTGCCGAGTGGAACGAGATCTACAGTTCATTCGGTTCAGCCGGAGTCAACGCCTTTGTCCAGGGCGGCGCCACGCTGATGCAGAACGGTATCGGGTTGCCTGAGTCGTTGAGCGCCACACTGTTGGCGACGATGGCTGTGCTGTTTGCCGCAACGACGATGGATACCGGCATGCGGTTGCTGCGCTTTGTCGTTCAAGAAGCGGGCGAGGTATTCAAGCTGAAGATAGGCAAGATCTCGGCGACTCTTATCGTTGTGGCGCTTGGCCTCGGGTTGACCTTCTCGCAGGGCCTCGGCGGCGAGGGCGGCTTACGCATTTGGCCGCTGTTCGGAACGACCAACCAGCTGATGGCCTCGCTGAGCTTGTCAATCATCGCGGTTATCTTGATTCGTAAGGGCCGTAACCCCATCACCGCCCTGGTGCCTCTTGTGATCATTTTCGGGATGGCATTCTGGGCTGCTCTCGTGCAGTTGGGCAGTTTCGCGAATCCCAGCGACCCCGATTGGATGCTCTTCGCGCTCGATGTGATCATCATCGGGGCCAGCGTGTGGGTCGCGATCGAAGCGATCATCGCGATGCGCAAAGCCAGAGACTCGGAGCCGGAAGCTGACGGTGCCGATGCTGCGCTGACCAGCTCTCAGAAACATGTCTAG
- a CDS encoding dihydrofolate reductase family protein — MSETTCHMSILLDGFVAGPEQSVDNPLGKRGIELHGWHIGDERANDADEIAAAWLMRPRGAYVMGRNMFGPIRGEWDSGWRGWWGAEPPYHAPVFVLTHHPHEPIEMDGGTTFHFVTEGFDAAFARACETAGSKGVDIAGGASTVRQALLAGVVDELTLDIDPVLLGSGERLFDGIETFGFEPVEVLQSPLATHIRYRRAS; from the coding sequence GTGTCGGAAACCACCTGCCATATGTCAATCTTGCTCGACGGGTTCGTTGCCGGGCCGGAGCAAAGTGTCGACAACCCGCTCGGTAAACGCGGGATCGAGCTGCACGGTTGGCACATTGGTGACGAGCGCGCCAACGACGCCGACGAGATCGCGGCCGCCTGGCTCATGCGCCCGCGCGGTGCATATGTCATGGGCCGCAACATGTTTGGGCCGATCCGTGGCGAATGGGATTCGGGCTGGCGTGGGTGGTGGGGTGCCGAGCCGCCGTACCACGCCCCCGTTTTCGTACTCACCCATCACCCGCACGAGCCGATTGAGATGGATGGCGGAACAACTTTTCACTTTGTGACCGAGGGTTTCGATGCAGCCTTTGCGCGCGCGTGTGAAACTGCTGGCAGCAAGGGCGTCGATATTGCGGGCGGTGCATCCACTGTGCGGCAGGCACTCCTTGCCGGCGTAGTCGACGAGTTGACGCTCGACATCGACCCTGTTCTGCTCGGGTCTGGCGAGCGACTCTTCGACGGGATCGAAACTTTTGGATTCGAACCCGTGGAGGTCCTGCAATCACCGCTGGCCACCCACATCCGCTACCGCCGAGCGAGCTAG
- a CDS encoding sigma-70 family RNA polymerase sigma factor, whose translation MTSDNEIIRRSWDNPAVFAEMYDRHATSVYRYAARRAGVDAADDIMAETFLVAFERRNRFDSAFESALPWLLGIATVLIRKHRGSEARFLRAVVASGPPATVVENHDDRLDADLSVRALAGAIRKLPARDRDALLLYAWGDLDYEGVALALNIPVGTVRSRLNRARRVLRLSAGITPAQEVDRGRTSTAPSIR comes from the coding sequence GTGACTAGCGATAACGAGATCATCCGGAGGTCGTGGGATAACCCTGCGGTCTTTGCGGAGATGTACGACCGCCATGCGACATCCGTCTATCGGTATGCCGCCCGGCGAGCGGGCGTTGACGCAGCGGATGACATCATGGCCGAAACTTTTCTGGTGGCGTTCGAGCGGCGCAACCGTTTCGATAGCGCCTTCGAGAGTGCTTTGCCGTGGTTGCTCGGAATCGCGACAGTGCTGATTCGCAAGCATCGGGGTTCTGAAGCGCGGTTCTTGCGGGCGGTCGTGGCCTCCGGGCCACCGGCGACGGTCGTTGAGAATCACGATGATCGCCTCGACGCAGACCTCTCGGTTCGGGCTTTGGCAGGAGCGATTCGCAAGCTGCCTGCTCGCGACCGGGATGCGCTGCTGCTGTACGCGTGGGGCGACCTCGACTATGAGGGCGTTGCACTCGCATTGAACATTCCCGTCGGGACTGTTCGGTCACGTCTCAATCGCGCGCGGCGAGTGCTGCGCCTATCCGCCGGCATCACGCCAGCACAGGAGGTGGATCGTGGACGAACTTCAACAGCTCCGAGCATTCGGTAA
- a CDS encoding CU044_5270 family protein, with the protein MDELQQLRAFGKNVADPSADALSRGRRGLVEHIGLQPAIAKPNSKKRFALFGGTTALAAGALVATLVFTDLLGLAGWQGGADAAAASALSDAAAAAIENSDPVVGPGQYLKVDTEAVFEGGGQTADWKNFAYLGTQNSQLYIPADHSDEWVLVTEPRAAIKVFGEGFEEEAQEAAQATFNKEEISRAPYGGFDNSKPRDWRLDELPRDPQRLLNYVYRVTAGHGVSADGQAFDFISTTLRTGVVPAELRAALYRAVAGIPGVEITDEAATLNGRTGVAFGREESDGFLHEIIIDPDTGLLIGERTVQLVDSKLVPVFAGEIVGWTAITTTVVDEAPTGGSLCGNGGAPLNGLGSGQCTDPDRPQTD; encoded by the coding sequence GTGGACGAACTTCAACAGCTCCGAGCATTCGGTAAGAATGTTGCCGATCCGTCAGCAGACGCTCTCAGCCGAGGCCGCAGAGGTCTCGTGGAACACATCGGGCTACAGCCAGCAATCGCTAAGCCCAACTCGAAGAAGCGCTTTGCGCTGTTCGGCGGCACCACCGCCCTTGCTGCTGGCGCACTCGTGGCCACTCTCGTGTTCACTGACCTGCTCGGCTTGGCCGGCTGGCAAGGTGGGGCGGATGCTGCTGCCGCATCCGCACTCAGCGACGCCGCGGCCGCCGCCATTGAGAATTCCGATCCAGTTGTGGGCCCCGGCCAGTATCTGAAGGTCGATACCGAGGCGGTCTTCGAAGGAGGCGGGCAGACCGCGGATTGGAAGAACTTTGCCTATCTCGGAACCCAAAATTCACAACTGTATATTCCTGCCGACCACTCAGACGAGTGGGTTCTCGTAACCGAACCGCGAGCAGCGATCAAGGTCTTTGGCGAAGGCTTCGAAGAGGAAGCGCAGGAGGCTGCTCAGGCAACCTTCAATAAGGAGGAAATCAGCCGGGCGCCGTACGGCGGATTCGACAATTCGAAACCTCGAGACTGGAGGTTGGATGAGTTGCCGCGCGACCCCCAGCGGTTGCTCAACTATGTCTATCGAGTGACTGCAGGTCACGGCGTGAGCGCCGACGGGCAGGCGTTCGATTTTATCTCCACAACGCTGCGAACAGGTGTGGTCCCGGCGGAGCTTCGTGCCGCTCTTTATCGAGCTGTGGCAGGAATCCCTGGCGTTGAAATCACCGACGAGGCAGCCACGCTCAACGGCCGAACGGGAGTCGCCTTCGGCCGCGAAGAAAGCGATGGATTTCTCCATGAAATCATCATCGACCCGGATACTGGGCTCCTCATCGGTGAGCGCACCGTCCAGCTAGTCGACAGCAAGCTTGTCCCGGTGTTTGCCGGGGAAATTGTTGGGTGGACAGCTATCACCACAACTGTGGTCGACGAGGCACCGACAGGTGGCTCACTCTGCGGCAATGGCGGCGCACCGCTGAACGGCCTCGGCAGCGGGCAGTGCACTGACCCCGATAGGCCGCAGACCGACTGA
- a CDS encoding PadR family transcriptional regulator yields the protein MTADVGTQLRKGVVEYCVLGLLSREPMYGWQLSEQLVAAQMIASIGTLYPMLSRLRSQGLVTTYDEASASGPVRKYYQLTAQGSAQLEAFRLQWEPFAATVLRFVEKETQ from the coding sequence ATGACAGCGGATGTGGGCACTCAACTCCGAAAGGGCGTGGTCGAATACTGCGTGCTTGGCCTGCTCTCGCGCGAGCCAATGTACGGCTGGCAGCTTTCGGAGCAACTCGTCGCCGCCCAGATGATCGCGAGCATCGGCACGCTTTACCCCATGCTGTCGCGGCTCCGTAGCCAAGGGCTAGTCACGACCTACGACGAGGCTTCTGCCTCGGGGCCGGTGCGCAAGTACTACCAATTGACTGCACAAGGTTCAGCGCAACTCGAAGCATTCCGTCTCCAGTGGGAGCCGTTTGCGGCGACCGTTCTTCGATTCGTGGAAAAGGAAACACAGTGA